In the Caloenas nicobarica isolate bCalNic1 chromosome 10, bCalNic1.hap1, whole genome shotgun sequence genome, AGTCatactttgttgttgttgttaccaAGGGTTGAGGAAAATGtatcaaaatgtttttacattCACTTTCATTGAATCCTGAATCGTAAAATCACTGTAAACAGTAAATATTGTTACTTAAAATGTAATTGCTTATGAAGTCAGAGCTCAGATGTCATTGTCACTCTGTCATGTAAATTTGCTCCAACAATGTCTTGTAACGTTTATTTTTGTAAACCAGCAATGTATGATCAAAAGATGTTTgctcttttttggggggtggtgttttgttggtgtggtggttttttgttttgtttttttgttgtttaaggAAATAGACCTTGCagagatttgttttggttttttacttaaGTCAAACTCTGAACATATGCAAAGACTTGCCAAATTGAGCAGCACATGGAATTTGTGCCGTGCTTCATACCATCACCTGTACTACCTCTCTGGAAATTTTGCTGGTTACATACCTAGCCTACAGGATTCcattctttctaaaaaaaaaaaaaaataataataatttttttcctttccccagcaAATGAAAGAAGTAGTAGACAATGAAGTTGCAGAATTTATGAAATTTGcccaaaatgctgcaaaaagcTGTGCCCAGGATTATGATGCCATCTCTGAACATGTTCAACGTTATACTGAGGTAATTACCAATACTgtgtttaatttcttctcttcttaAATAATCATATTGGATTCGTGATAACGATATGTCGGCACTGCTCATGGGGACTGATATTCCCCAAACTTCTGCTGATTCCAGGGTGGGATGAGGCATGAAAAGTCACCGTTTCCCATACGCTGTGCAGTGTGGCTTGGCCCACACTTTATTGTAGCCAATAAGGCATAGGTGAGGTCACTGAATGAAATACTGTACAAAGACTGAGTCACCAAATAAGTAAATGACATCTTTAAATTTGGGACAGAGTATTAAGCTTTCCACTACAGTAGCAtgttaaaaagtcaatttaatcAGAGGCTACTCAGGCTGTAATCATAATCATCTGCAAGTTCATGCCGTGTTAAATATCCACTTTGATTCTAAAATCAAAAATGAATGTGACTTTATATATCGTTCTTGGTTTAATAGCACATTTCAGGAAAAGATTTCCAGAATACAGGTTTGTTAAGTTTACCCATCAGTGGGTTGACTggatcttgctttttttcctcataatgTCCTGCCTTAATTGAGATGGGCTACTTATATTCTTCTTGttaaaaattcagtcttttctAGTAAGTGCCacattattttacaaaaatattactaGAGAGTAGAGTGTTCAGTTCTGATACCAGTTAATTATTATAGAGTTGTGCTGGTATCTCTAAGTTTTTAAATAGTATCTCTAACTGGAAAAGTTGTACAAGTTTGTTAGCACTAATCTGCTAAATATAACTATATTCTTTACAGAAAGTATATGCAAATGCAACTTGCAgttgcagaaaaaatgtttttcagtgaaCATCTGATGAAAGATACAAATgcataaactatttttttttttctttttatgctaGGAATTATTACGTGCTTGTATAGGACATGTGCAAAAGTATCCTGAGTTTTACACACTCCAGGAGATCATGAGTATCATGGGAGGAAAGTTTCATACACAGTTGACCtttaagctggaaaaaaatcttcttgtAATGGTAATAGCTTGCATATACATattgttttggtggtgttttcaAATAAGTAGAATTACATCTGGATTGTTCAGATTTCTTTTACAAGTAATACTCAGTGCTTGGGATAGGGGTTATAATTAAAATtgttaatgaaaacattaatgcaattattttggttttaaggcCATTAACACccttcactgtatttttgcaataaaaagATTACATTCagagtatatttttaatataacgCTAACTTTAGAATGCACATGTATAAATTCTTAATATCTTTCATTATGAGAAGTGCAATGTTGAGTCAGTGTGATTTCAGCTAACGCTATTTTCTGATACTGCTTGATTTCTTCAAGGGTACAGCAAGACATGGTAAAACAGATTTCCCTACCATGTCTGTTCAACTGCCCACAGATTATAAAACTGTTACATCTATTAtaactccagaaaaaaaggcttcCATTATGCACAATGTAAGTAAcctttttattgtcatttttaaGGCATGTTTTGTAGAGAAGAGCAATTTTGCCCTTTTTATTTGGCAGCATcaagtttcttcattttttttttttcctaatcttaCACATCTTGTCGCGTAGGAGCGTATACTGCATCATTCTTTGTTTAGTATTTCATTTATAGCAATCACATTTCCCTTGTCAAAAGTTCGGTTATTACCTTTTGAATCTAGTGCCTCTGGAAGGGACATTCTCTGCTCTCTCAGTGAAACATTGGAGAGGTCTATAAGTAGGAACACACTGTCTGTGGAATCTAGATACAATTGTTCATTACTGTGTTGTTCCTCttaaattttgctttgcaaTTTCTAAGCTGGCCTCTGTGTGTGCGTATACCTACCTATGAATGCATGTGGGTGTAAAGGCTTCTTATTTAAGAAAGAAGTCCTGAGGCTAAGAAGAAATACTTTAGACTGTCTGGTTATCTGAAAAGTCGATTAGGTTAGCTTACCCTGGGAATTTCTTTTGCTAAACAGCATAAACTCCATTTCTTAATTGAACAATTTTTAGATTCCATTCTACCTTGCTATTAAATATCGgatgtttctgtttgtcttcttCCACAGAGAAAATCAATGAGTTTTTCATTCTgtagaactcttttttttttttttttgtgactgtTTATTCCAGATAATTTGTTATCTGCAAATTTAAGGAGGTTGTTCACGTATCAAAAACTCAACTTTCAACAAAGGCACTGTGATTGCAAAGACACTTTTGCTTAAAAGGTAGCAGAGGTGACACAGGAGAATGATACATACCTCAAGAGACATTATAGCTATCAACAGAGAATATTTCTGATGATGTCTCAGGTTGCAGGAAAAAGTACATAGCTGGGCTTTCCTGATTTCTCCCTCATGGTCCTCAGTGCTCCTTGGCTTCTGTTATCTTAGTCCTCGAAGTTCTCCTCCCACCTTGTGAGCATTCCAAGCCTCTTCTCTTCGTGGAAATGCACACTCAAATGTTTAATAATTTTATCATGCTGATTCTGAATTTGTATTcttaatgtttttatatttgttttaagaTTCTTTATGTATAATCTGTATTCAAACAACTGTGCAGTTTTAACCATACTTTAATGTTAGATCTCTTTGTTGTGCTATTAGTTAACTCTTAAGATCTGTAATATATGTGTGAGCGAatgcctgttttgtttttttttcttctacaattCACTCCCCTATTTCACAATCATCCAAATTCCTATTCAACCTAGTAATCCAAATTAATAGGAATGaactgaaagacaaaagaagatattttttcttatgcATAAGGTTCAGCCAAATGGATGCATAAGATTCAGCAGAAAGCCTTCAAGggaattttttgctttttcttttgattctgAAGTCTGGCACTGGTGGTATTTGGGCTTTTGTGGGGGGTGATTAATCcatgtttgtttgggtttggaaTTTTTCTTACACATTTAAATTTATGTGTGTCTTCCTTAAAAACGTTTAaacaaattaacttttttctctttaggatATTAGTTCAgattcaaatgcagaaaaacttGCTTTGAAATACTGTCCTCAAGTTGTTTTAAGTAATCAATCTTTATTTACTTTGCTGAATAATCATGGACAAAACTACAAGGAACAATGGGAAATTCCAGTTTGTGTTAAAATTATCCCTGTTGCAGGTATAGTatgttttcattacaaaaattACGGGTTTGTCCATGAAGACCTTTATATATTCTCATAATCTTTTTTGAGCTGACTGAAGAACAGgaaatcagaaaatacagtaaaaccAACTGCAGGAAGGCAGAAGGTAGTCTGGCTTACTTCACACAATAATAGAATAGTTTAAtttttgatatatttaaaaaagaaagaagcttaGGCTAATGGAAATCATAATAGTAATTATAAGCTcagatttttaccttttctgaagcagcagcactcTAGAATGCAACTGTAAGAAAATAGTTTCTCTTAAGTACTTCCATGTTTTTAGTTTGTGGATTCaaacaaagtaataaaatttGACTTTAGTTCACACATCTTGAAGGGCAAAAATCTGAAGTTAATAGTTTTCAGCTGTCATCTGGTAATGAGTCAGGGGCCTTTgtgttggaaagaaaaaggtttagTTTAATTGAAGTTAtcagaaaaaatgaactttaaaaaatctatAGTTTGTCCTctgttttcaaggaaaaaagctgATAGCAAAGTCATTTCATAGTTTTCTACACCTTGTTCCACCTCGTTGCTGAGAATAGTAACAACCTCTAGAGGTTTCACTGTTAACGTGGAATTTGGACATACAGCTGTTTtccacatggggaaaaaaagtcatcagCTAAAtgtccttttgcttttcaaagctgTAAGCTCTGCtccttgaaaagaaaacaactgcatGAAGCTATCAAAATTATCACGTGAACTGATTTCAACAAGCTAAAAAGGAAGTACTGAAGTTTTAtgagaaaacaaagagcaaacaTTTTCTGGAATTAAAAGAATCTATTTATATCATAgaataatgaataaataattaatGCCTATAGAGATCACTTTTCCCATttgcaacaaaaaataatttgaataaaCTGATTATCTTACCTGAATGCTATACTTTAGTTGTCAAGCACTCCGTCAATAATGTGAATATAGATATCCTTTCAttaccctcttttttttttttttttttttttaaatacaccgGAGCTTTTTTCATGATGAGTATTTATAATGGTTGTTGTCGTGGAATGTCCATGTTATGTGCATTTCACACAAGTTTCTGTAGCAGACTTCTGAATAGTAGTAAATGAGCTCTCAAATATCTGCATATCTGACAAATTTTGCACTTTCCTACGTGAAATTAAATTACCTAATCTGTAAAGCTATGCCTGACTCCTTTTACAGCTTTACAGtttttgaagtttgtttttaaatccaaaCTTAACACCTAAAGGGCATTTGGAATATGTTAGCAATATATACTCTTTCTTGAAGGATTTatcctctctttccttttctccctttcctgtaGCCCACCTCTTGCACTAGTGAGATTTTTCCAATccacaggtattttttttttttctggaacagTGATGGTATGTTCACTATCTGCTCTTGCTTTCTGTATAATGCTGGGTAGAGTATTGGTGTTATTTTTTGATAAATCTAGGAATGATTCATGTGTGTATTGAAGTGTAAACAAAAGAgtggggcagcagagcccagacaTAGTGATTACAAAACATGTAAACTGTAGCCATCACTTTTGGGGAACgaggcttaaaaaaaaccccaacagaatGCATTTGATGCTATAATGCAGTATAGGGAATGACAGAATcctaaattcttatttttcaaattctctGTTTAGAACTGCATTTAAAATCTGATCGACTGTTAATGTGGTGTGGTTTGCTGCTGCAGGATCCCAGCAATTCACACTGTATCTGcacatagttttattttctgacattAATGAATGAGAGGATAGTTTTGAATTTCTTGTAGTGGGAATGCAGAATGGATTTCACCACAAGCAGAAGTTGaaagattatttaaattatCCAACAGTCTCTTTTCCTTTAATATGTACTCAAtctctttctgttcttgaaAAGGCAGTAAACCGGCAAAAGTGGTTTATGTTGATTCACCCCTGCTGAGAAAGGAAATGACAGTAAGAGAGAGGAACCAAATCTTCCATGAAATTCCAATGGACTTCATAGCAACTGAAATGTCTTGCGTTTCTATTTCTGACATATCAATGGACAAACCAGCTGAGGACAATCTGCTTCAGTGGGATGTAAGTAGCTTCACCTCttcttaaacaaaacaaaaaacctatgTGTTAATTCCTAAGTTACTTGTACTGTGATAATGAAGGAAAACTTAGATTTCCTGTAGTTTTTCTACCACTGAGTTACAGAtcatatgtttttaaatgtctgtctAGTTCCTTTAAATGCATCTCGgctttaatgtttattttattaagatGTATTTTGATCAGTTTATTTAAGTGGGAAAAGTTTTATGAActttatttctgcttgaaaaGACCTTTCAACTTCTAGGACTTGTTAAAcgcaggaattttttttttttttcagttactacCCCCTCTTCCAGCAGTCAAAATATGGATTGTAAAATGCTTTCCATGTTTTCAACTTGACAGCGTCTTACTTGTGATTAACACATTCtatttcttggtttgtttttttttgttgtgtggtggtttggtttttttttcctccccatgtTAAGATGTCTTCCGATACCTACCAGTGCAGGAAGATTCCTATTCCAGATGACGCAGGGATGGACTTCGATGATGATGTTACTGAACTGGAAACTTTTGGAGCAGCTGTCAAGCTCTCAAGAAGTTGTAAAATGGAAAGTACTTTTCCTACAGTTAGTAACACTGCTAAAGTTTTATCCCGTGGCctaaaaacagagaagaaaaccacaTTCACCATAAACAGTGGAGGTGAAGAAGATAAAAACACCATTTCTGAGCAGGGAGTTTCAGCATGTGCCAGCATGCAGCTTCCGTCATTAGATGATATTCCATGCTTCAGTCCTGAAGAAAATTCATCTCACGAAAGTTTAAATTCGGAGGAGGTAGGACTGAACAAAGCACAGCATGTCATGACCAGAGTATCAggcaatgaaataaaattaaatactctATCTAATGCTGTTAGTGACAAGGAGGCtaatgctgtgaaaaaaaatgagacttcTTTATGCAGTAGTGACACACATGAACAGCGTTTGATAATGgatacagaacagaaaaacactgaTTGTTGCAAAACAACTGTACCAAACGCTGCTCATAGCTTGGCAGAGGCTACCAAGTCACCTTCCCCCACCCAGATTCCATTAGCAGGCATGACTGATTGCTCAGGTGTGGGTCAGGGAAAAAATACGTCCAGAAAGCCTACCAGAAAGTTGTCCAAAGAACTGGATCCTGTTGgacagattttgaaaatgcaaactgAACTGCTCAAGTTACCTTCCCACCAAGctcatgagcagcctgtggtgaGCTGTGATAGTTCTAATGCTGCGCCAGCCCAGGTGCCTCAGTCTCCAAAACCACTGGTGAGCTCCAGCACAGAAGCCGTGCCAGCCACCGCCTCAAATCCCAGCGGCTCATCTAGGAATACCTGGACTTCGCTTTTTCAGGGAGTGCCAAAGAGTGAGTAAATGGTGTTCATTGTGTAAGGAATAAAATTTCCAAATTTTGGtaaaatataacagaaaagcattttaactcCTTCATCTGAGGAACATCTTGATAGTACCTCTGTTGCATTTAGTTAGAGATGTgactcttgtttttttttttttaacaataccTTCTCTGTGTGAAAAGTACTGTCTTGCACACATAAGGGAGCATTTTGGGAGCTGTTTGTCCACAGAGGTGCATGTGAAATATTGTTTTactttagagaaataaaaagttattataTACGAGGTTTTTAAGCAAGGGGAAGAAATCATTTGGTAGTGAAATGAGTTACTTTACCTCAGAAGTTCAATTATTTGAGTAGTCTGGTCTGCAAAAATAGTTTATTGTCGAacaaaaatggaattattttacattttctgtagaagaaaaattatgcaATTAAAACTCgaaagaaaacttgaaatttGGATGTGTACGTTCCGAGACTCCTAGTTCAGTTGCTGTTTCTTAGCTCCTAGCAATCTGTTCCAGAAGATTAATGAGGACTTTCTACAAATCACCTTTCCAAGTTTTCAGGCATTTAGCTGGCAATTGAGCCTTTGCTACACCCAGACCTCAGCCAAGAACTAGAAGTCTTGTAGATCCTTGGGACCATGAACGTTGAGGTTTTCCTCATATGCCCGAGTTGCTTCTGAGCCCTGTACAACTGAAGTCAGAAGCAGGCAGGTTGCATCAGGAGAGATACTCTTGTTCtcaaatatttaattccaaCAAATTGATACTTTTTGGTGGCAAAACATGTTTTGCTGGTATTTTATGACTAGCTGGGCATTTATCACATAGGAATTAATTACTGAATCTGTAATGGAAACAGTTAACAACCCAGCTAATTCCATTTTAGTTGAAATTGTGTTGTCACTGCCTACCTTTTTTATCGATTTAACTGAATTTTATTAGTTACTAAAAGACCATGTCTCCTCCCTCAGTTTGAAGGGTTGAGCAGCGTGGTATTCTTtctattttcccttctcttaAAAAGCCAGAGTATGGAATTCAGGTGTCTGataatagaattttttttttttttaaatagagataGTAAAACCAATATTGCTAAGATGCTGAAGTGTGACTgtgaaagaacagaaagcatAATTCTACAAATTGAAAGTTCTATAGCAAGCTGATAAACCTCTATGAATGTCTCGTTTTGCAGAAAGCCAGAACTAAGTTACTAACAGAAAATTTCTGGTCACTTGGATGATAATATCTCACGGTATACGTTTATTCAAAGGTACACATATACTCTAAATTTAATGTTAAATGTATTGATTCATAACACTACAGCAATACCCATTTGTAGTTTTGACAAATATTTCCACATATCTGCAGGAcaaaaaccagaactggatGAGTTTTCAATAAGTAGTCGTAAACAAGTTGGAGTttattcatgtttattttatatgttttgtttaaaatatctcTAAGGGATGCAGAGATGTGGTGTTTCTTTTGAATATGTTAGTATTGAGGTTGAAGCAAACTCAATTTGGAGCAGAGGCTTATGCTATCACCCAGACCTGAGGCTTGAGTTATTTCAGTGACTGGTGAATGGATGACAGTTCTCAGAAGGCATTCATTATAAATAAAGTTTTTATCTCCTTTGTGCTGAGTGACTATGGCTTAAATACCCGCCTTTGAACACCATTTGTGGAGTCTCATAGCTCTGTTTGTATCTAATGATTATGATAAAATATGTGGGAATATTTTAGAATGTCTTTTCTAAAAGTTACAGTGGACATTttccaaatttaattttttcgTAATACGTAAGTGACTTCTTGGGCCtaattttgtggttttcacTCCAAAAttttaggaaacaaaacagatcctattaaaaaaaaaatctactgcaagagaaaaaagcTAATTAGCTTCATGGTAAAGAGTATacaaaattgtaattttttgttttacccATTTTCTATAGCAAAGCTGCCAAATGAACTTCAGATGCTTGAAGAAGACCCTTCACAGTATAAAGCACCTCAGGATGGCAACCTTGTGTATAAGCTATTCAGTTTGAATGATCTATTGTTACTTGTGCGTTGCAGTGTGCAAAAAGTGACGTCGTTGCCGCAAtaccataaaaagaaaaaagccccaaaggTACAGTTTCTgctgttagggtttttttggtttggtttttaaacagtTAAGCTCAACTGGCATCTCTGGGATTCCCAGTCCTTCATAGCATTTGTGTTTTCACTCAGACAATTAGTACCTTTAATTGTAACTTTACAGTGTGTATCTTCTTTAAGTAAATATTTGCTgtagggagagagggaagaataACTTGTGATCTCTTTAAACCTACTTGATTAAATAAGATAAGCAAGTGTGATTCCGCATTTCTTACTACAACTGTGTTACAGTAATATGCATGGGTAATTACGTAAACTGATGTCAGTTTGAACTGTTCGTAAAAGTTAATGCAGTAATTAGATTTTTTGGCCCAAGGCCTTGAGAATGTTCGTGATCATAAATACTTTCAAGCAGGATTCAGCCTCGCTATTATGCCTAGTTAAGCAGAGAAATAGGAGATAGAATGAACAACAGAGGACacatttaaagataaaaagagATGCTATTCATTCTACTTGAAAAGGCTATGGTGTTCATCTTAGCAAATTGTTTGTCCTGAGGAAAAAACGTTTAAAATGCAAGTGTAATCCAAATATTCCTTGTAAcatcagaagaagaaaagcttatTCTGGAATCCTCAGTAATTTATTAATTTGTCAAATTTTTGTCCTCTGAATCATTCAACAAATTCGATGTGGTATCTCCCTCCCCAGAATACCAGAGTTACAGTAGGCAGGCATTTTGTGAGTTGTTTATGCTttgttaaaatggaaatagagcTTTGTAACTCTGATTACTTGCTAAGATTCCCTGCTCAGAATCTCATTTTGAAGAAATACCATGTCTTTGCTATTCATCCACTGCTTAGAAATGCCTGTGAATAGCTGCTTAGTTTGTTAATCGGAAACAGAGCACTGTTGTTGATTTTTCAATAAACTGCTGAAATTTAGACTGTTGTTTGTCAGTGAgaagaagcttttattttctctgttagtGTTAACATGCAAAGGTTAGCCTCTAATTTCAACTGAGAGTCCGAGCATTAGGTTCTAATTTCAAGTGAGATTCTGACAAGGGAAATAAATGGGAGGATTGcactgaaaataagcaaatcagaaatatgtgtgttttcttaaattcctgcagagggcagcagagcacagaagTGTGAACTTCAAATTAATTTAGTCCCATGGAAAAAATACTTATCagcaaaattttattatttataaaagcCTGCATAggcttgtggggtttttttttcatctcataTTTCACCTTCCTCTCTGTAGAGTCTCTGTAGTCCAAAGTTTGTACTGTGGGTTTTATAGAATGTGAGCCATCACACAAATCTCTTGCTTCAGCTGTAGTGGGAGACTGATGATTATCAACTACAAAATGTAGATCAATTGTGGACTTTTTTTTGACAGCAAGTGCTGATTTTTCTTGTATCGTTACTTTTACAGCTTACTCCAATGTTCCTGTTGCCAAAACTAGAATATCAAGCCTATTACGGTGCCGAAGCTCTTACAGAAAGTGAAGTGTGTCAGTTGTGGACAGAGAGTATGTTGCATTCTGAATGCTTATTTTATATTGGTGAGTTCATGTGTTGATTTTTACTCAAGAAACATGTATGTCTGAATATTCATGGaataacagaagacaaaaatgctTATTAAAGGCGTATTCCATACgtccttatttattttaactttctaaTCTTAGTTTTCACTTTTATCTTAAGTAAGTGTTTTGTCTAAAATTTCTATTGGGTGGTGAATGGGGATATTTCAACTTTGGTTTTAGATGAATAGCATCCAGTAATCTTTGTTTTcaagagctgcatttttttgcctttcaaagACAAATGCATTGGTAAGCATGAACTTACTTCTCTGAAGTTTGTAACCTTCATGACTTAAAGTATCTTTGGTTTTTAGGGgagggttgttttcttttttaatgagtgTCAGGAATTATTTTGTTGCAGGTgtggtaaaaatatttcttgttcaAATGTGAGCTATAAATATGTCTTACCATTTTGTACAatcattttaaatacatttgttgTTACATACAAAAACAAAAGACGAACAG is a window encoding:
- the ICE2 gene encoding little elongation complex subunit 2 isoform X1; the encoded protein is MAAEEQLLSWDISPKNGSEVFFSHEIYEKYSLAPSISELWHLSNREAKKNVKTLASSSGNRQTCSMQAADPVEVEVKNTADDHHFPEPRLPYPFTSCLTAEEQKMYLYLTTKYSKKVNHCQADAVSERELLMYLQMKEVVDNEVAEFMKFAQNAAKSCAQDYDAISEHVQRYTEELLRACIGHVQKYPEFYTLQEIMSIMGGKFHTQLTFKLEKNLLVMGTARHGKTDFPTMSVQLPTDYKTVTSIITPEKKASIMHNDISSDSNAEKLALKYCPQVVLSNQSLFTLLNNHGQNYKEQWEIPVCVKIIPVAGSKPAKVVYVDSPLLRKEMTVRERNQIFHEIPMDFIATEMSCVSISDISMDKPAEDNLLQWDMSSDTYQCRKIPIPDDAGMDFDDDVTELETFGAAVKLSRSCKMESTFPTVSNTAKVLSRGLKTEKKTTFTINSGGEEDKNTISEQGVSACASMQLPSLDDIPCFSPEENSSHESLNSEEVGLNKAQHVMTRVSGNEIKLNTLSNAVSDKEANAVKKNETSLCSSDTHEQRLIMDTEQKNTDCCKTTVPNAAHSLAEATKSPSPTQIPLAGMTDCSGVGQGKNTSRKPTRKLSKELDPVGQILKMQTELLKLPSHQAHEQPVVSCDSSNAAPAQVPQSPKPLVSSSTEAVPATASNPSGSSRNTWTSLFQGVPKTKLPNELQMLEEDPSQYKAPQDGNLVYKLFSLNDLLLLVRCSVQKVTSLPQYHKKKKAPKLTPMFLLPKLEYQAYYGAEALTESEVCQLWTESMLHSECLFYIGRIDAFTSKLIMIEKITAGVLREKLGLIKPANSLNILHHILKKVSDLQEGSYLLTHAAEDSSVAIYKSSLGKITRASYNLHKAHCDLPAVPATLSVPWVPLDPSIPLPYHKSHGRIPCTFPPAPEEATRKQQMTGTKGQSDTPCEGKPVAMETKGNRAKPVRNEGVATKKLKKNYCKQSMMSKK
- the ICE2 gene encoding little elongation complex subunit 2 isoform X2, which produces MQAADPVEVEVKNTADDHHFPEPRLPYPFTSCLTAEEQKMYLYLTTKYSKKVNHCQADAVSERELLMYLQMKEVVDNEVAEFMKFAQNAAKSCAQDYDAISEHVQRYTEELLRACIGHVQKYPEFYTLQEIMSIMGGKFHTQLTFKLEKNLLVMGTARHGKTDFPTMSVQLPTDYKTVTSIITPEKKASIMHNDISSDSNAEKLALKYCPQVVLSNQSLFTLLNNHGQNYKEQWEIPVCVKIIPVAGSKPAKVVYVDSPLLRKEMTVRERNQIFHEIPMDFIATEMSCVSISDISMDKPAEDNLLQWDMSSDTYQCRKIPIPDDAGMDFDDDVTELETFGAAVKLSRSCKMESTFPTVSNTAKVLSRGLKTEKKTTFTINSGGEEDKNTISEQGVSACASMQLPSLDDIPCFSPEENSSHESLNSEEVGLNKAQHVMTRVSGNEIKLNTLSNAVSDKEANAVKKNETSLCSSDTHEQRLIMDTEQKNTDCCKTTVPNAAHSLAEATKSPSPTQIPLAGMTDCSGVGQGKNTSRKPTRKLSKELDPVGQILKMQTELLKLPSHQAHEQPVVSCDSSNAAPAQVPQSPKPLVSSSTEAVPATASNPSGSSRNTWTSLFQGVPKTKLPNELQMLEEDPSQYKAPQDGNLVYKLFSLNDLLLLVRCSVQKVTSLPQYHKKKKAPKLTPMFLLPKLEYQAYYGAEALTESEVCQLWTESMLHSECLFYIGRIDAFTSKLIMIEKITAGVLREKLGLIKPANSLNILHHILKKVSDLQEGSYLLTHAAEDSSVAIYKSSLGKITRASYNLHKAHCDLPAVPATLSVPWVPLDPSIPLPYHKSHGRIPCTFPPAPEEATRKQQMTGTKGQSDTPCEGKPVAMETKGNRAKPVRNEGVATKKLKKNYCKQSMMSKK